The Fontisubflavum oceani genomic interval CACATCCTCTTGCCGCCCGGCATCCACCTGCTCAAGATACTGGGTATAGCTGACCACAGCTTCCTCTTCCAAATAGGCCACGACGCGATGCGCGGTGCGTGGCGCGAACAGGTAAAGAAAGAAGTAGAAATTGAAGAACACCGCCTGACCGATCATGATCAAGCCGCGTTCCAGAAGCGTCGGTTGAGCGATTTTGATGAAGGTCATCAAATGCATCCGCTCATTATCCGCCTCTTCCAAAAGCTCACGGATCCAGCCTTGATCGTCTCGGATATGGCGCAGCGCTTTGAGATGCTGCAACAACCCGCCAACCATGCCGGGCACCGCCGCGACGGTTTCCAGCACGACGGCGCGGTGGCCATAGCGCTTGGCGAAGAACGCATCTGCAAAGACGCGCATGAATTTCACCGTCTTCAGAGCGATCCGGTCATGGATGTCCGCGGGTGGCTTGTGAAGGGTCAGGTCAGGGTCGGGTTTGTGGGATTGATCATACATATCGCGTGCCTCCTGCCCCAGAATCTGAGAGTAAAACCCGGCGGATCAATGCAACTGCGACACCTTGCGCGCGGCGTGCCCTGCGACAAGTCGATGCAGATTTAGTGTATTGAAATACAACGATTACTTGCGTTGCAATTTCAATGGTTCGGTCCGGGCCAGCTTCAGCACATGGGACATGAACGGCTTGGTCGTCTCGTCGCTCCGCGTGGCGCCGTAAAGCCGCCGGGTCAGGCCGGTCTTGGTCAAAGGGCGGGTGACATAGCTCGCATTCTGCCGCTGCTCGCGCACAACCCAATCCGGCAGGACCGAGACCCCTCGATTTGAGGCGACCAGTAGCAAGATCACTGCGGAGAGTTCCACTTGTCGGATGCCGCGCGGCTCCACGCCCGCAGGGGTCAACAACTGGTTGAACACATCGAGCCGCGCCCGCTCCACCGGATAGGTGATCAGCATCTCACCTTCGAAATCCTTGGCTTCGATGAAGTCCTTCGCCGCCAGCGGATGCTCGGCGGACGCAACAAAAACCGGTTCATAATCAAAGAGCGGTGTAAAATCGACGCCGGGCAGTTCCTCCGGGTCAGATGAGATCACCAGATCGACCTCTTCCCGCACGAGGGCGGGCAGAGCTTCGAATTGCAGGCCCGGGCGGATATCCACATCCACATCCGGCCAAGCTTGGCGGAACTTCTCCAAGACCGGCAGGAGCCAATCAAAACAGGCATGGCATTCGATCGCGATGTGCAACCGGCCGGATTTGCCCGCGCGCAGGCCAGTGAATTCCTCTTCCAGCGCTGCAATGCGCGGCAAGATGTCTTCGGCCAACCGCAAAAGCTTCATCCCCGCCGAAGACAGCCGCATGGGCTTCGAACGTCGCACAAACAGCTCCACCCCGGCCTGCGCCTCCAGCCCTTTGATCTGATGGCTGAGCGCGCTTTGGGTGATGTGCAGCGTATCCGCCGCCTTGGCCAGCCCGCCCTCTTCGTGTATGGCGCGGATGGTGCGGAGGTGGCGAAATTCGATATGCATGTCCGGCTCATATTGATGATGAGTTTTATGAGTTTGTCTTGAGCTTGCCCTCTATGCGACATCCAATGGCGTCTTTTCAAGGATCAGAATCGCTATGCCTGTGCCCGCCGTCTCTTTTGAGTTCTTCCCGCCGCAATCATTGGAG includes:
- a CDS encoding alternative oxidase; the protein is MYDQSHKPDPDLTLHKPPADIHDRIALKTVKFMRVFADAFFAKRYGHRAVVLETVAAVPGMVGGLLQHLKALRHIRDDQGWIRELLEEADNERMHLMTFIKIAQPTLLERGLIMIGQAVFFNFYFFLYLFAPRTAHRVVAYLEEEAVVSYTQYLEQVDAGRQEDVPAPQIAIDYWHLPSDARLRDVIIAVRADEAGHRDANHRFADQLAAG
- a CDS encoding LysR family transcriptional regulator, translated to MHIEFRHLRTIRAIHEEGGLAKAADTLHITQSALSHQIKGLEAQAGVELFVRRSKPMRLSSAGMKLLRLAEDILPRIAALEEEFTGLRAGKSGRLHIAIECHACFDWLLPVLEKFRQAWPDVDVDIRPGLQFEALPALVREEVDLVISSDPEELPGVDFTPLFDYEPVFVASAEHPLAAKDFIEAKDFEGEMLITYPVERARLDVFNQLLTPAGVEPRGIRQVELSAVILLLVASNRGVSVLPDWVVREQRQNASYVTRPLTKTGLTRRLYGATRSDETTKPFMSHVLKLARTEPLKLQRK